CGGCTTGAATCTCAGATCCGATGTCCGCGAGGTCGTCCGACTGCGCTCGGGTGCGTTCGAGCGTCTCGCGGAGCGAATCGACCGCGAACCCGAGGTCGTCGGCCATTCCGCCGAACTTCTCGTGGACACTGACGATGGCGTCGAACTGTTCGTCCGGTTCCGGAATCGTCGGGTCGATGGTCAGGTCGCCCTTGCTCAGTCGTTCGAGGTACGTCTTGAGTTCCTCGACGACGGTCTGTTGGTAGGACTCGACCAACTCCTCGCGGCGCTGGAGTTCGATGCGTTCGGTGATGTCGCGGTTGATTTCGAGCGCACCGACGATGTTGCCTGCGTCGTCGTAGAATGGCATCAGACTCCGACTTACCGGAACCTCGCCGCTATCGACTTCGATGGTGTCCTCCAAGTTCTGGACCGGTTCGCCCGTGTCGAGCACTTCTCGCATCACGCTGTTGTCGGCTTCGTCCAGTTCGAAGAGGTTCACGCCGATGAGATCCCCTCGTTTCTTTTCGAAGAGGTCGAGCGCCTCGTCGTTGATGCGGTCGATATTCCCCTCGGCGTCCACTGTGAAGATGGGATAACAGAGTCCGTCGAGAACGCTCTCGATTATCGATTCTGCGGTCACCGTCCCGCCCGTTGCCATCTCTCCGTTCTCGGAGTCGGCGACTCCGGTCGCCGGTGATGCGTCGGGTCCCGCAGTCCCGTCGGACTCGTCCGCGTCCGCGGTCGTGCTGCGGATTCCCGAAAGCACGTTGAACATGTTTGTGAGTCCTAGAGCGACATTGCATAAAGGTATCTCCGATTATGGAATTTGAGAATCGCCGACACAGCCACAGAACGGGTTCTGAGTGCTTTTCGGAGCTACTGACGAGGAGAGATCACGACGACAAGTCGAAATAGTAGCACAATTTTCGCGTGCCGTCGCCGTCTCAGTCGTCTTCGTCGTCGCCACTCCCCAGGTGTTCCTCCGCGAACGAGGACAGCGACTCCCAGCCGACGTCGTCGCGGATGCTTCGAAGTACGTCGCCGAGGGAGTCGCCGTCGTCGAGTTGCTGTTCGCTCCCCTCGACCGGTCTGATGGTCTTCTGGTCGTCGTTCGGTTCGCCTTCGAAGATGGAGTTGCTGTCGTGGCTGTAGAACATTGCCACGCCGTCGCTGACGGTGCCGAGGTAGTCGGAGTTCTGTTTCGTCTCGCCGTCGAAGGTGTAGTCTTCGTAGGCTGCGTTGTGGGGACTTCGGCGTGACATACCACGACGTACGATGGAAAATCAGTTAAGTTCACTGGCAGATTCGAGTCCTCGCGGAGTCGGGGACCGCCGTTCCGTGCAGATTAGCTATCGAACGACAGTTCGCGCGAAGCTTCCATCTCTCGCTCGCGTTGAGTCTCCGGAGCTCTCGACGGCTCTTCGCGCACGACGACCGTGTTGGCGACGCGGTCGCCGAGTCGCTGTCGCTCGTCGCTCATCGCCATGAAGATGAACCCGACGGCAAAGTAGAACATGCCGTCGATAATTCTGAGGAGGTTACGGCCGAACGACGCGCCGTAACTACAGGGCCGCCCGTCTTCTTTGACGACTTTGATTCCGAACAGTTTCTTGCCGACGGTGTATCCGTCCCAGTAGCCTTCGAGGAAGAACCTGTAGAACAAGGCGACACCGCCGCCGAGGAGGAAGCCGAAGCCGGTGAACACGCCCTCGCTGCCGGTTGCGCTGCCAACTGCCATGTACAAGAACACCGCCCCAAAGAAGATGACGAGCATGAGGACGTTGTCGATGATTTGGGCTCCGATACGCGCACCGATGACGTCCGTGTCTTCTCGGGTAGGTTCCCGTGGATATCCAGACATGTCTTTACATCATTAAGTCAATAATTCATAAGTTCTGTGGTACGGACGACGAACCGCTGTGGAACGTGGTGTCGTTCGGACTCGGCGTTTCGAACGACTCCCGAATAGCAGGACACTTACCGAACGCGAACGGAGCGTCCCGCATGCAAGTAAAGAGCCGCGAGCCTGCGGACGCGGGCCGCGAGCGAATCACGGTCGTCCCCGAGAGTCTGGACGACCTGTGGCACCTCACCTACGTCCTCGAACCGGGTGATTTGGTCTCCGGTGACACGACACGGCGCATCCAGCGGAACGACGACCAGATGCGCGACACAGGCGGGGAGCGCGAACACATGTACATCACGCTCGAAGTCGAAGACAGCGAGTTCCACAAGTTCGCCAACCGTCTGCGAATCGGCGGCGTCATCGCCGACTGCTCCCGGGAGGACCAACTCGGGCAGCACCACACGCTCAACGTCGAGGAGACCAAGGAGATAACCATCGAGAAGGTCTGGAAGGCCGACCAACTCGACCGTTTGGAGGAGGCCGAAGCCGCGACAGAGAACCCCGACGTGGCCATCGCAACTGTCGAAGAAGGCGAAGCCCACATCCACACCGTCGCCCAGTACGGTACCGAGGAGTACGCCGACTTCACTGGCACGACAGGGAAAGGCGAGTACGCTCGCGGCCGCGACGAACTGTTCGCCCAACTCACCGACGCCCTCTCGCGAATGGACGTAGACGCAATCGTTCTCGCCGGGCCGGGCTTCACGAAGCAGGACGCCTACAAGTACATCGAGGACAACGCGCCCGACATCACGGAGAAGATTTCGATGGTCGATACCAGCGCCGTCGGCGACCGGGGCGTCCACGAAGTCCTCAAGCGCGGCGCGGTCGAAGAAGTCCAGCAGGAGACGCGAATCGCCGAGGAAGCCGAACTCGTGGACGAACTGATGGCCCGCATCGGCGAGGGCGCGAGGGCCGCCTACGGCATCGAACAGGTCAAGCAGGCCAGCGACTACGGCGCGATAGAGCAGTTGCTGATTCTGGACGAGCGACTGCGACACGAGCGCGGCACGGACGGCGAGTGGGACCTCGACGTGAACGAACTCATCACCGACGTCGAGCGCAAGGGTGGTGACGTGACCGTCTTCTCCAGCGAGTTCGCTCCGGGCGACCAACTCGAAGGCTTCGGCGGCATCGCCGCACTCCTCCGATACAGGCTCGAATAGATGCTCGAACGCTGGCTCGACTACGTCTTCTTCGCGGGACTGGAAATCTCGATACTGGGGATTCCGGCACTGATCGGGCTGATGTACGCCACGCCCGAGAACGAGGTCAAACTGGCCGGACTGACCGCCATCGCCGCCTGTTCGATGGCCGCCGCCACGTTCCGGGGCGAGTTCGTGAAACTGGGCGACTGGCCCGCCGCGGGCGACCCCTACACGATGCCGCTTCGGTCTGCGTACTACAGCGCGACTATCGCGCTCGCCGCGTACGTCGGTGCAATCGCACACGCCGAGACCGGTGTGCCCGGCGTCGGAATGGCCGGTGCGACTGTCGTCTCGATTGGGGCGATGGCTATCGTTCCGCGTGTCGTCTCCGGATTTCGAGGACTGGCGAATCGAGTCGCGTCGTCGAGGTCGTGAGCCAGTCAGGCCGCCCCGTCGGACTCGCCGGAGAGGTATTCCCCGACGACGCCGCGGTGCGCTCGGCGTAATCGTTCCGAGGCCGCTTGTCGTGAGATGCCGAGTTCGTCTGCTATACTATCGAGGGTCGTCCCCCGAGGCACCTCGTAGTGACCCAACTCGTAGGCTTCGCGCAGTATCTCGTGTTGTTCCTCGGTGAGCGTCCCGCGGCCGTTCGAATCAGCGTCGGGCGTGTGGATGTCCAGTATCTCGACGCGGAAGTCGTACCGCTCGAACTGTTCGTACGCGCGAGCGAAGCGTTCTCGTTCCGGGAACCGCAACAGGAGCGTCCACGACCGGTTTCGTCCCGTCGCTTCGAGGATGGTCCCGTCGCACTCGAAGATGATTTCGGTGAGAACGTGGATGCCGTCCACGAACGTGACTTTGTAAAGGTACTCGTCTTCGCTCGAATCGACCTTTCTGATTTCGGTCGCGGTCGGGTCCGCTGTGAGTGCGCTCTCGATTTCTCGTTCGGTCCCACCGGAGAGCCAGACGAACGGCATCACTTCACCCTGTTCGGTAGCGACGACGTTCTCCATTCGAACGTCGAGGGTCGGAAGGCGCTCGAACGCTTCGGCGAGGACAGTTGTCTCCGCAGGAACGTGGATTTCCGCCATCGTCGTCATCGACGCTCCGTTACGAGACCTAGAATATAAACTGAGCGTTTCTTATTCTCACTCCGATAATTGCCCAGTTAGGCACTTTCATACACGAAGATCCTCCCGTCTCACAACACCACGGGAGTTACAACTCGACAGTCCGCAAATCCTCTGCGAAACTCACATCCCCGTCGTACTCGCGCTCGATGGACTCCAGCATCTCCTCGTGTTTGCCCTCCGTGTGCGGGTAGAGGTGCGTCAGAAACACCTTCCCGATGTCTGCGCCGGACTCTCCCAGCGCCTCGCCCAACTGGCTCGGTGTCGGGTGGTTCGCAACGTCCACCTCGTCGGGGAACGAGCAGTCGTGGACCAGTACCTCCGAGCCATCCGCGAAGTTGGCCAGTCCCTCGAACGCCTCGCTGTCGGCGCTGAAGGTGAACTCGTCCCCGAATCGGTAGGCTAGACACGGCATCGAGTGACGGGTTTCGAACCCCTCCACGTCGAACCCGCCGACGGTGAACTCGTGCGGTCCGACCTCCCGCACTTGCAAATCGACTCGTCCTTGCAGATAATCGTGAACGTCGAGCAGGTCGTCCAGCAACGCCTTCGTCCCGTCGGGGCCGACGACTTCCAGATGCTCTTCGCCCGAGAGCCAGCGGGCTTTCAGTAGCGGAAGCAGGTCCGACACGTGGTCGAGGTGGTGGTGCGTCAACAGTACGGTCGAGACGTTCTCGTACCCGATGCCGGACTGCTGGAGTCGGTGGAGGACGCCGCTCCCACAGTCGAGCAGAACGCTGCGACCGTCTTCTTCGACGAACAGTCCCGTCTGATACCGCTCGCCAGTCGGCATCGCGCTTCCGGTGCCGAGAAACGTGACGCGCATGTTCGAATCGGCGGCCCGGACGCTCATAACCGCTTTGGGACCGAACGTAGAGCTAGCAGGCACTACGACGAATGCTATCACCCCACATTATTGTCGAGAATATTATGAAGAGACGACATGCATCGAACGCCCCAAAGTCGAAACGATAGCCTTCTAGACGACTAATTTTACTTCCGCTGGGTACCAAAGGTTTAAGATTCTTTTCTCCCCCGGAGTTTTGTCGGTTGTCCACGTAGTCCCGAGGATGGCCAACTCACTCACGACCGAAACGAATGTCGGTCGGACGCCCGACGGACGGCGACTCGAAGTCTCGCGAGTCGTGGACGCGCCCGCCGACCGACTCTGGACGTTGCTGACCGAGACCGCCTACTGGCCCGAGTGGGGACCGTCGGTGATGGCCGTCGATTGTCCGTCCCATCGGATTCGGGCAGGGACGACCGGCCGGGTAAAAGTCGTTCCCGGCGTCTGGGTCCGCTTCGAAGTGACCGACTGCGAACTGTACCGCTGGACGTGGCGCGTGCTTGGGATTCCGGCGACAGGGCACCGCGTCGAACCGCTCGACGGAAACTGCCGCGTCGTCTTCGAGTTGCCACTGTTCGGGGCAGGCTACGCACCGGTCTGTGCGCTCGCACTCGAACGATTGGCTCGACTGGCCTGAGCGAACCAGATTTCACTTTCACCCCACAGTGCAAACGGACTTACGTCCCCGGTCCCAACCACCGGCAAATGGGAGCGCGGGAGTTGTTGGACCGCGACGAGTTCGGATTCGACGCCGCGACCGTCGATATCGCCGACGAGTCTGCCTTCGACCTGCTGGAACCGGAGGTGCAAGACTGGTGGGTCTCCGAGTTCGGCGAGTACGTCGCCGACAACGGCGGTTTCTTCACCCCGCCACAGCGCGAGGCGGTCCCGCTCATCCACGACCAGCAGAACGCGCTCATCGCGTCGCCGACTGGTTCTGGCAAGACGCTCGCGTCCTTTACTGCTATCGTCAACGAACTATTTCGCAGAGAACGCGAGAAGGAGGAGGGGCTTGCAAATTCTGTCTACTGTCTGTACGTCTCGCCGCTCAAGTCGCTCGCGAACGACATCCACCGGAACTTGGAGGTCCCGCTTTCGGGCATCGGCGAGCGAATCGACGACGACGTGTCCGTCCGCCACGCGATTCGCCACGGCGACACGGACGACGCAGCGCGCCAGCGAATGCTGAAAGAGACGCCCCACATTCTCAATACGACGCCCGAGACGCTCGCCATCCTGCTCAACTCCCCGAAGTTCAAGAAAAAGTTAGAGACCGTCGAGTACGTCGTCGTAGACGAGATTCACAGTCTGGCCGACGGCAAGCGCGGCACCCACCTCTCGGTCAGTCTGGAGCGACTGGAACAGATGACCGAATCGTCGCCGACTCGAATCGGCTGTTCGGCGACGGTCGAACCCCTCGAAGACATCGCGGAGTTTCTCGTGGGTCAGCAGACTGGTGGCGGTTCGCCGCGGGACTGTGAAATCGTGGACACGCGATTCGTCCGGGAGTTCGACGTCGAGTTGCAGTGTCCGACCGACGACCTCGTCAACACGCCGCCTGACGTGGTCAACGAGCGGTTCTACGACCAGTTGCACGAGTTGATTCAGGACCACACGAACACGCTGGTGTTCACGAATACGCGCTCTGGTGCCGAGCGCGTCCTGCACAATCTGCGAGAGCGGTACGGCCCCTACGACGAGGACAACTCCGGATGTCACCACGGCAGTCTCTCGAAGGAGTCTCGTCAGTCCATCGAACAGGCGCTCAAGGACGGGAGCCTCGACGTAGTGACGACCTCCACGAGCCTCGAACTGGGTATCGACATGCCGTACATCGACTTGGTGGTGCAAGTCGGCTCTCCAAAATCGGTGGCGTCCTTGCTCCAGCGGGTCGGCCGCGCGGGCCACCAACTCGGCCAGACGGTAACTGGGCGAGTCGTCGCGCTTGACCGCGACGAACTCATCGAGTGTGCAGTCATGCTCAAGAAGGCAAAAGAGGGCTTCGTAGACCGGGTGTTCGTCCCCGAAGAGGCCTACGACGTGGCCGCCCAGCACGTCTACGGCATGGCCATCAACGCGATTCGCCCCGAAGCCGAAGTCCGCGAGATTCTGACTCGCGCGTATCCGTACCGCAACTTCGACAGTTCGCAGTTCGAGACGCTGTTCAGATACCTCACCTCCGACTACGACGGTCTGGAAGACAAGAACGTCT
The sequence above is a segment of the Halorussus halophilus genome. Coding sequences within it:
- a CDS encoding RDD family protein produces the protein MSGYPREPTREDTDVIGARIGAQIIDNVLMLVIFFGAVFLYMAVGSATGSEGVFTGFGFLLGGGVALFYRFFLEGYWDGYTVGKKLFGIKVVKEDGRPCSYGASFGRNLLRIIDGMFYFAVGFIFMAMSDERQRLGDRVANTVVVREEPSRAPETQREREMEASRELSFDS
- a CDS encoding MBL fold metallo-hydrolase, whose translation is MRVTFLGTGSAMPTGERYQTGLFVEEDGRSVLLDCGSGVLHRLQQSGIGYENVSTVLLTHHHLDHVSDLLPLLKARWLSGEEHLEVVGPDGTKALLDDLLDVHDYLQGRVDLQVREVGPHEFTVGGFDVEGFETRHSMPCLAYRFGDEFTFSADSEAFEGLANFADGSEVLVHDCSFPDEVDVANHPTPSQLGEALGESGADIGKVFLTHLYPHTEGKHEEMLESIEREYDGDVSFAEDLRTVEL
- a CDS encoding mRNA surveillance protein pelota, producing the protein MQVKSREPADAGRERITVVPESLDDLWHLTYVLEPGDLVSGDTTRRIQRNDDQMRDTGGEREHMYITLEVEDSEFHKFANRLRIGGVIADCSREDQLGQHHTLNVEETKEITIEKVWKADQLDRLEEAEAATENPDVAIATVEEGEAHIHTVAQYGTEEYADFTGTTGKGEYARGRDELFAQLTDALSRMDVDAIVLAGPGFTKQDAYKYIEDNAPDITEKISMVDTSAVGDRGVHEVLKRGAVEEVQQETRIAEEAELVDELMARIGEGARAAYGIEQVKQASDYGAIEQLLILDERLRHERGTDGEWDLDVNELITDVERKGGDVTVFSSEFAPGDQLEGFGGIAALLRYRLE
- a CDS encoding helix-turn-helix domain-containing protein; the protein is MTTMAEIHVPAETTVLAEAFERLPTLDVRMENVVATEQGEVMPFVWLSGGTEREIESALTADPTATEIRKVDSSEDEYLYKVTFVDGIHVLTEIIFECDGTILEATGRNRSWTLLLRFPERERFARAYEQFERYDFRVEILDIHTPDADSNGRGTLTEEQHEILREAYELGHYEVPRGTTLDSIADELGISRQAASERLRRAHRGVVGEYLSGESDGAA
- a CDS encoding SRPBCC family protein, whose translation is MANSLTTETNVGRTPDGRRLEVSRVVDAPADRLWTLLTETAYWPEWGPSVMAVDCPSHRIRAGTTGRVKVVPGVWVRFEVTDCELYRWTWRVLGIPATGHRVEPLDGNCRVVFELPLFGAGYAPVCALALERLARLA
- a CDS encoding ATP-dependent helicase, with amino-acid sequence MGARELLDRDEFGFDAATVDIADESAFDLLEPEVQDWWVSEFGEYVADNGGFFTPPQREAVPLIHDQQNALIASPTGSGKTLASFTAIVNELFRREREKEEGLANSVYCLYVSPLKSLANDIHRNLEVPLSGIGERIDDDVSVRHAIRHGDTDDAARQRMLKETPHILNTTPETLAILLNSPKFKKKLETVEYVVVDEIHSLADGKRGTHLSVSLERLEQMTESSPTRIGCSATVEPLEDIAEFLVGQQTGGGSPRDCEIVDTRFVREFDVELQCPTDDLVNTPPDVVNERFYDQLHELIQDHTNTLVFTNTRSGAERVLHNLRERYGPYDEDNSGCHHGSLSKESRQSIEQALKDGSLDVVTTSTSLELGIDMPYIDLVVQVGSPKSVASLLQRVGRAGHQLGQTVTGRVVALDRDELIECAVMLKKAKEGFVDRVFVPEEAYDVAAQHVYGMAINAIRPEAEVREILTRAYPYRNFDSSQFETLFRYLTSDYDGLEDKNVYAKIWRDENDPPDGEYHYPEYDVGEPLIGKRGRLARVIYMTNIGTIPDSFTCDVYTRADSEWVGNLDESYLDTLEKGDVFVLGGQNFEFQYRRGSKVYADPTSARPTVPSWFSERLPLSYDLGRSILEFQGELLERLAKRGKPAVRVWLKQFPLDDDSVRAIARMFDEQVRYAGQSSVSTDDRLAVEIELDRDEYERHYYVHSNYGRQFNDGLSRVVAYRCANAANTNVSVAVADHGFTVSMPLNRKVDVAEILRDVSPEEVRPDLRSALDGTELLQRYFRINATRALMILKRYKGYEKSASEQQVSSEMLLGFAEDLEDFAVIEETYREIIEDKLAVEAIEDVMADVQAETVEIAQQRVDTPSPKAFGLATLMASDVVLAEDESAVLQEFHERVLDEIEGEESDSLTGTSAAR